From Fimbriimonadia bacterium, a single genomic window includes:
- the efp gene encoding elongation factor P — protein MDTSDFRNGLHIYLDGQVFTIIEFQHVKPGKGGAFVRTKLKNLRTGGVVDKTFRAGERVDQAFLSKKPMQYLYRSGDELTLMDLDTYEQTPFPASVFGDGIRFLKEEMQVLVLDVDGEVIGVELPNSVELEVIETDPSFRGDTVSGSSKPATVETGAKINVPFHINVGDLIRIDTRSGEYLERVKK, from the coding sequence ATGGATACTAGCGATTTTAGGAACGGTCTGCACATCTATCTGGACGGACAGGTCTTCACCATCATCGAGTTTCAGCACGTCAAACCGGGTAAGGGAGGGGCGTTCGTTCGCACCAAGCTGAAAAACCTCCGCACGGGCGGCGTCGTGGACAAGACCTTCCGTGCCGGCGAACGCGTGGACCAGGCGTTCCTTTCCAAAAAGCCGATGCAGTACCTGTATCGCTCCGGCGACGAACTCACACTGATGGACCTGGACACCTACGAGCAGACCCCCTTCCCAGCATCCGTCTTCGGCGACGGCATCCGCTTCCTCAAGGAGGAGATGCAAGTGCTGGTTCTGGACGTGGACGGCGAGGTGATCGGAGTGGAGCTTCCGAACTCGGTAGAACTCGAGGTGATCGAGACAGACCCCAGCTTCCGAGGCGATACGGTATCCGGTTCCTCCAAACCCGCCACCGTGGAGACCGGTGCGAAGATCAACGTGCCGTTCCACATCAACGTAGGCGACCTGATTCGCATAGATACACGAAGCGGCGAGTACTTGG